Proteins from a genomic interval of Lolium perenne isolate Kyuss_39 chromosome 1, Kyuss_2.0, whole genome shotgun sequence:
- the LOC127319567 gene encoding zinc transporter 5 produces the protein MASRVLAVLCLLATVLPALAVTDRDDHCAADDVGRDKAQALRLKIIAVACILVGSAIGAGVPSLGRRFPALRPDTDLFLALKAFAGGVILATGLVHILPAAFDALGSPCLVRGPWKRFPFAGLVAMLAAIATLIVDTVATGYFHRTNAKRAAAVTDEPTPGDLETSSDDHHGHAHGMSVLIAPPDDDELMRHRVISQVLELGVVVHSLIIGMSLGASDFPSTVRPLVPALTFHQLFEGIGLGGCIVQAKFRLKSVVAMALLFSLTTPVGIGVGIAISSVYNETSPTALVVQGLLEAAAAGILVYMALVDILAEDFTKPRVQSRARLQLGLNVSLLLGAGLMSLLAIWA, from the exons ATGGCCTCGCGCGTGCTCGCCGTGCTCTGCCTCCTGGCCACCGTCCTTCCGGCGCTCGCCGTCACCGACCGCGACGACCACTGCGCGGCCGACGACGTGGGCCGCGACAAGGCGCAGGCGCTGCGGCTCAAGATCATCGCCGTCGCCTGCATCCTCGTCGGCAGCGCGATCGGGGCGGGCGTGCCGTCCCTGGGCCGCAGGTTCCCGGCGCTCCGGCCGGACACGGACCTCTTCCTCGCCCTCAAGGCCTTCGCCGGCGGCGTCATCCTCGCCACGGGGCTCGTGCACATCCTACCTGCCGCCTTCGACGCGCTGGGCTCCCCGTGCCTCGTGCGCGGGCCATGGAAGCGCTTCCcgttcgccggcctggtcgccatgCTCGCCGCGATCGCCACGCTCATCGTCGACACCGTCGCCACGGGGTACTTCCACCGGACCAACGCCAAGAGGGCCGCTGCCGTCACCGACGAGCCGACGCCAGGGGACCTGGAGACCTCATCAGACGATCACCACGGCCACGCGCACGGGATGTCCGTGCTCATCGCCCCGCCAGACGACGACGAGCTCATGCGCCACCGCGTCATCTCCCAG GTGCTGGAGCTGGGTGTGGTGGTGCACTCGCTGATCATCGGGATGTCGCTTGGCGCCTCCGACTTCCCGAGCACGGTGCGGCCGCTTGTCCCGGCGTTGACGTTCCACCAGCTCTTCGAGGGCATCGGGCTCGGCGGCTGCATTGTTCAG GCCAAGTTTCGGCTCAAGTCCGTGGTGGCAATGGCGCTCCTCTTCTCCCTCACCACCCCGGTGGGGATCGGCGTCGGCATCGCGATATCATCCGTCTACAATGAGACCAGCCCGACGGCGCTGGTGGTGCAGGGGCTCCTCGAGGCCGCCGCGGCGGGGATACTGGTTTACATGGCGCTCGTCGACATCCTCGCCGAGGACTTCACTAAGCCCAGGGTGCAGAGCAGAGCACGCCTGCAGCTTGGCCTCAACGTCTCGCTGCTGCTCGGGGCTGGCCTCATGTCGCTGCTCGCCATCTGGGCTTGA